The Haloferax sp. Atlit-12N genome window below encodes:
- a CDS encoding NAD-binding protein, with product MSPLPESIRRFEPSRRIRHVIYYLTGLVLLIVLYTVAYNYALARLEGANQSIFASFEFVIQTMTTTGYGQDSDIWSHPLMFLFVALIQISGIAVGFFTLRLIIIPLFTSAEVNLDDRLSPKNGHVIICEYRRDSAILLDELREFGIDYVLISSSREDAESLSNRGYAAIHGSPQTTTTFERASIKTAQTVITDAGDANVNTILTVRGVRPDIDVIALTDDSRMEEILRTVGADTVLSPHGVLGHRLAEKAVASFSSELRDTIELGGDTRLMELPVSESSELVGRSIRKTRVRERTGANIVGAWLDGELQLPPSPDAVIRPNTVLLVSGEEAALKNLSEFTRPPRSFTGHERFVLVGLGEVGRAAKSVIEESGGEVVTIDVEDRPGVDIVGDGGAREVLLAAGIENAGAIIIGVPDDSIALLTTVLAQSINPEIEVLVRVGDAEATQKAFSAGADYVLSVPRVSARMVAKELRGEDVLAPASQIRLVRVPSTPFSGSTLGNSRIYEQTGCRVIAIEDGDGQTVSVDPQWQFSGDERITIVGGDEAVQKFLKRFDVTPTDLS from the coding sequence ATGTCGCCACTCCCCGAGTCCATTCGTCGGTTCGAACCAAGCCGCCGAATCCGACACGTCATCTACTACCTCACCGGGCTCGTGTTACTCATCGTCCTCTACACAGTGGCATACAACTACGCACTGGCGCGGCTCGAAGGCGCCAATCAGTCCATCTTCGCCTCGTTCGAGTTCGTCATTCAGACGATGACCACCACGGGCTACGGGCAAGACTCGGATATCTGGAGCCATCCGCTGATGTTCCTGTTCGTCGCCTTGATTCAGATTTCCGGCATCGCAGTCGGGTTTTTCACCCTCCGTCTCATCATCATTCCCCTGTTCACCAGCGCCGAGGTCAACCTCGACGACAGACTCAGCCCGAAAAACGGCCACGTCATCATCTGTGAGTACCGCCGGGACTCTGCAATTCTCCTGGACGAACTCAGAGAATTTGGCATCGATTACGTGCTCATTTCGTCCTCACGGGAAGACGCCGAATCACTCTCAAATCGTGGCTACGCCGCCATTCACGGCTCTCCACAAACAACGACAACGTTTGAGCGGGCCAGCATCAAGACTGCACAGACGGTCATCACCGACGCCGGCGATGCGAACGTCAACACGATACTTACTGTCCGAGGAGTGCGGCCTGATATCGACGTCATCGCACTGACCGACGACAGCAGAATGGAGGAGATACTGCGCACCGTCGGCGCAGATACCGTGCTGTCACCGCACGGCGTCTTAGGACACCGTCTCGCAGAGAAAGCCGTCGCCTCGTTCAGCTCTGAACTGCGAGACACCATCGAACTCGGGGGAGACACGAGACTGATGGAGCTCCCAGTCTCCGAATCGAGCGAACTCGTGGGGCGTAGTATCAGAAAGACCAGGGTTAGAGAGCGAACCGGTGCCAATATCGTCGGTGCGTGGCTCGACGGCGAGCTACAGCTGCCACCCAGCCCAGACGCCGTCATCCGTCCGAACACCGTTCTGTTAGTGTCCGGGGAGGAAGCCGCACTCAAGAACCTGAGCGAGTTCACCCGACCACCCCGGTCGTTCACCGGACACGAGCGTTTCGTGCTCGTGGGGTTGGGAGAAGTCGGTCGCGCCGCAAAGTCGGTCATCGAGGAGTCCGGCGGTGAAGTCGTCACAATCGACGTCGAGGACCGCCCGGGCGTCGATATCGTCGGCGACGGAGGGGCCCGAGAAGTATTGCTCGCCGCAGGGATCGAAAACGCCGGGGCAATCATCATTGGCGTCCCAGACGACTCGATTGCGCTCTTGACGACCGTGCTCGCACAGTCGATCAACCCCGAGATAGAGGTCCTCGTCCGGGTTGGTGACGCAGAGGCCACCCAGAAGGCGTTCAGCGCCGGCGCCGACTACGTCCTCTCGGTCCCGCGAGTGAGCGCGAGGATGGTCGCAAAGGAGCTTCGAGGCGAGGACGTACTCGCGCCGGCGAGCCAGATTCGCCTCGTTCGCGTGCCGTCCACACCGTTTTCGGGGTCGACACTCGGAAACTCCCGCATCTACGAACAAACCGGCTGTCGCGTCATCGCTATCGAGGACGGTGACGGACAGACAGTTTCGGTCGACCCGCAGTGGCAGTTCTCCGGGGACGAGCGAATAACCATTGTCGGGGGTGACGAGGCGGTACAGAAGTTCCTCAAGCGATTCGACGTCACCCCAACTGACCTCTCCTGA
- a CDS encoding NAD(P)/FAD-dependent oxidoreductase, with amino-acid sequence MERVDVAIIGGGPAGTSAAHAAASAGASALVLEKGVPRADRPGLGPDSTDAAGILDYWVDIMGIHPDEFPDDVVLDILDRAEFIGPNESLTLRSTGIDSSYDEFGYTFHRAKFDDWLRSRAEDAGAEYRVKASVRDVETDLDAAGDDPRHVVRLANGEDVGADFVVLADGPQRTVTNKVLDDLLPFPITDRLSSTEANHIAYQEHREFPPELFDEVDGAIKFWWGYMPGHTAYPWIFPNDNNVCRVGLTMPIGLDIDEVEDREAYNLLREDDERIPQGREYVRRLLEQEYGDEYDIDEDFPLVEDRGKTKGTETYAISSTRPIDSPASAGIAVTGGAMGATSAFHEGGDHVAVRTGAIAGELAAEGDLSDYNERWKDAIGDEILRNVAMAEIVHDYGPGQWDKTFKAARKLLEKDEGYKAFGASKLSAGFSAAKLATQYQRTKVKYRKGKYVQLREDEYAL; translated from the coding sequence ATGGAACGCGTAGATGTCGCCATCATCGGCGGCGGTCCGGCCGGCACGTCGGCGGCACACGCCGCGGCCTCGGCCGGAGCCTCCGCTCTGGTCCTCGAAAAGGGTGTCCCCCGAGCAGACCGACCGGGCCTCGGGCCCGATTCGACGGACGCGGCCGGTATCCTCGACTACTGGGTGGACATCATGGGCATCCACCCCGACGAGTTCCCCGACGACGTCGTGCTCGACATCCTCGACCGCGCGGAGTTCATCGGGCCGAACGAGTCGCTGACGCTTCGGAGCACCGGTATCGACTCCTCGTACGACGAGTTCGGCTACACCTTCCACCGCGCGAAGTTCGACGACTGGCTCCGCAGTCGCGCCGAAGACGCCGGCGCGGAGTACCGCGTGAAGGCCTCTGTCCGCGACGTGGAGACCGACCTCGACGCCGCCGGCGACGACCCCCGGCACGTCGTCCGCCTCGCCAACGGTGAGGACGTGGGCGCTGACTTCGTCGTGCTCGCCGACGGCCCCCAGCGGACGGTCACGAACAAGGTGCTCGACGACCTGCTTCCGTTCCCCATCACGGACCGCCTGTCGTCCACCGAGGCGAACCACATCGCCTACCAGGAACACCGCGAGTTCCCGCCGGAACTGTTCGACGAGGTCGACGGCGCAATCAAGTTCTGGTGGGGCTACATGCCCGGCCACACGGCGTACCCGTGGATTTTCCCGAACGACAACAACGTCTGCCGGGTCGGTCTCACGATGCCCATCGGCCTCGACATCGACGAGGTCGAAGACCGCGAGGCGTACAACCTCCTCCGCGAGGACGACGAGCGCATCCCGCAGGGCCGCGAGTACGTCCGTCGCCTCCTCGAACAGGAGTACGGCGACGAGTACGACATCGACGAGGACTTCCCGCTCGTCGAGGACCGCGGGAAGACGAAGGGCACCGAGACGTACGCCATCTCCTCGACGCGACCCATCGACTCGCCCGCGTCGGCCGGCATCGCCGTCACCGGCGGCGCGATGGGCGCGACCTCGGCCTTTCACGAGGGCGGCGACCACGTCGCCGTCCGGACGGGAGCCATCGCCGGCGAACTCGCCGCCGAAGGCGACCTGAGCGACTACAACGAGCGCTGGAAGGACGCCATCGGCGACGAGATTCTCCGCAACGTCGCCATGGCCGAAATCGTCCACGACTACGGCCCCGGTCAGTGGGACAAGACGTTCAAGGCGGCCCGGAAGCTCCTCGAGAAGGACGAGGGCTACAAGGCGTTCGGCGCCTCGAAGCTCAGCGCCGGGTTCAGCGCCGCCAAACTCGCCACGCAGTATCAACGGACGAAAGTGAAGTACCGCAAGGGCAAGTACGTCCAACTGCGCGAAGACGAGTACGCGCTGTAG
- a CDS encoding lipopolysaccharide biosynthesis protein, with protein sequence MPSETADDGVPDDLALDDDTPDDAPDVDIPDDEREALLTIGHGAVVASGGQSLQRALTTATEYALAQGLGPVVYGVYAFAWRVSQLLFRLVNFGSVPTLQRYLSADDDDPARQGRVVGLAYLTTLIVGLGFAGGLVLTSDWLNDATVSHPDFPPTIHLFAALVVLIGLVRVHAGVLRAVQSARGEAIFNRVLRPAVRLVGAVGAMALGYSLVGVAGAFVVGMAGLVLVGFPLVVSASGIRPGLRGVRSEVRRFYNHSAPIALSSLGKVFQNRVDVMLVGFLLTAKAAGVYNVVLVLVTLAWIPLLSFNMLLPPVASGLYADDEMETLNAVYTAVTRLIVTCVVPILVVLAVYGRSILSVFGPNFTAGYVPLVVYLGGVLVGSAVGATGWLLMMTDHQYARMALDWLLAVLNTLLTFAFVRAFGLVGAALGTAVAIAVQNSIQVVLLRRFEGLWPFDATFLKPLGAGVAAAGVMLLVREALSGPSGLVVVAGAALGAVTYVGALVALGVNDRDRLVVTALAARYRRTIRGALGERSGTFGNR encoded by the coding sequence GTGCCCTCCGAAACAGCCGACGACGGCGTCCCCGACGACCTCGCTCTCGACGACGATACGCCCGACGATGCCCCCGATGTCGACATCCCCGACGACGAACGCGAGGCGCTCTTGACCATCGGCCACGGCGCGGTCGTCGCCTCCGGCGGCCAGTCGCTCCAGCGGGCGCTGACGACGGCGACCGAGTACGCGCTCGCACAGGGGCTCGGCCCCGTCGTCTACGGCGTCTACGCGTTCGCGTGGCGCGTCTCCCAACTCCTGTTCCGACTCGTGAACTTCGGGTCGGTCCCGACGCTCCAGCGGTACCTCTCCGCGGACGACGACGACCCCGCGCGGCAGGGACGAGTAGTTGGATTGGCGTATCTGACGACGCTCATCGTCGGTCTCGGATTCGCCGGCGGGCTGGTCCTCACGAGCGACTGGCTCAACGACGCGACCGTCTCGCATCCCGACTTCCCGCCGACGATACACCTGTTCGCGGCGCTCGTCGTCCTCATCGGACTGGTTCGGGTTCACGCCGGCGTCCTCAGGGCGGTGCAGTCAGCCCGCGGCGAGGCGATTTTCAATCGCGTCCTCCGCCCGGCGGTCAGGCTGGTGGGGGCCGTCGGCGCGATGGCTCTCGGATACTCGCTGGTCGGCGTCGCCGGCGCGTTCGTCGTCGGCATGGCCGGGCTCGTGCTGGTGGGCTTTCCGCTGGTCGTCTCGGCGAGCGGCATCCGGCCGGGTCTCCGCGGCGTGCGCTCCGAAGTCCGGCGGTTCTACAACCACTCGGCCCCCATCGCGCTGAGCAGTCTCGGGAAGGTGTTTCAGAACCGCGTGGACGTGATGCTCGTCGGCTTCCTCCTGACCGCGAAGGCGGCGGGAGTGTACAACGTCGTGCTCGTGTTGGTGACGCTGGCGTGGATTCCGCTCCTCTCCTTTAACATGCTCTTGCCACCGGTCGCGTCGGGGCTCTACGCCGACGACGAGATGGAGACCCTCAACGCGGTGTACACCGCAGTAACCCGGCTCATCGTCACCTGCGTCGTTCCGATTCTGGTCGTGCTCGCGGTGTACGGGCGGTCGATTCTCTCCGTCTTCGGCCCGAACTTCACGGCGGGCTACGTCCCGCTCGTCGTCTACCTCGGTGGCGTCTTGGTCGGGAGCGCCGTCGGCGCGACGGGGTGGCTCCTCATGATGACCGACCACCAGTACGCCCGGATGGCGCTCGACTGGCTTCTGGCCGTCCTGAACACGCTCCTCACGTTCGCGTTCGTCCGGGCGTTCGGCCTCGTCGGCGCGGCGCTCGGCACGGCCGTCGCAATCGCCGTCCAGAACTCGATTCAGGTCGTCCTTCTGCGGCGCTTCGAGGGGCTGTGGCCCTTCGACGCGACGTTTCTCAAACCCCTCGGCGCGGGCGTCGCCGCGGCCGGTGTCATGCTCCTCGTCCGCGAGGCGCTGTCCGGGCCCAGCGGCCTCGTCGTCGTCGCCGGCGCGGCGCTGGGCGCGGTGACGTACGTGGGCGCGCTCGTCGCGCTCGGCGTCAACGACCGCGACCGACTCGTGGTGACGGCGTTGGCCGCCCGATACCGCCGGACGATACGCGGGGCCCTCGGCGAGCGGTCCGGTACGTTCGGGAACCGATAG
- a CDS encoding Tat pathway signal protein, translating to MAGRASRRQLLRRGAAAVGVGLTGGLAGCSSLRGCTSAEIFLRAELVGKAPDGATVVDAADPRVANSPWVLKVVEAAAEGHPRESSVSDCLSDYDALRADLDALPSLDRSEDRLYFVRVDGQVVRLRAVFFAGDDAGRSELVLPPAR from the coding sequence ATGGCCGGCCGAGCCTCTCGCCGTCAACTGCTCCGTCGCGGAGCCGCGGCCGTCGGCGTGGGGCTGACCGGCGGCCTCGCGGGCTGTTCGTCGCTTCGAGGGTGTACCTCGGCCGAAATCTTCCTCCGGGCGGAACTGGTCGGAAAGGCACCCGACGGGGCGACCGTCGTCGACGCCGCCGACCCGCGGGTCGCGAACAGCCCGTGGGTGCTGAAGGTGGTCGAGGCGGCCGCCGAGGGCCACCCGCGCGAGTCGAGCGTCTCCGACTGCCTGAGCGACTACGACGCCCTCCGAGCGGACCTCGATGCGCTCCCGTCTCTCGACCGGTCCGAAGACCGCCTCTACTTCGTCCGCGTCGACGGCCAAGTCGTCCGGCTTCGAGCCGTCTTCTTCGCCGGTGATGACGCCGGCCGGTCGGAACTCGTTTTACCCCCGGCGCGCTAG
- a CDS encoding NRAMP family divalent metal transporter: MNEPKLDVSAVTDGDWRGYLSDMGPSWVAGAVAAGPATMATVLTAGATFGYAMLWVVVLSAVLGASAQYLSMRLGLLTESGLVSVVERELGDGWAWVLVADAVLAAGLAQLVIMKGLADVSATITGLDARLWGVVWAVVLAAGLAGRGYRFVELLAKGLVAAVVVAFLVSLFFVPIDPAAAAGGLVPRIPAGVDGALVAAGILGGAVHITLITMHSYTMRARGWTTRDYGLATFDVGASMLVAFGVYSLAIFVVAAGVLHTPEVAASDLSAVAAAQALGPLAGANAKWLFLLGLLGAAVSTLGGNTVVPPYLVADKLGWGTDLSDDRYRALLAGVALFSGVGAFLGGAFFPLLVLVLAFGLVGTPFAIAVVLVLLNSDAVSEPNSTLANLGGVVLLAITTVLAANFVRSRALSDLGDPLSVFVVVFAAAMGAATLGLLGKSVREAVGRPTAA; encoded by the coding sequence ATGAACGAACCCAAACTCGACGTATCGGCGGTGACAGACGGCGACTGGCGGGGATATCTCTCGGACATGGGCCCGTCGTGGGTCGCGGGCGCGGTCGCGGCGGGGCCGGCGACGATGGCGACCGTGCTCACGGCCGGCGCGACGTTCGGCTACGCGATGCTGTGGGTCGTGGTGCTCTCGGCGGTCCTCGGCGCGTCGGCGCAGTACCTCTCGATGCGACTCGGCCTGCTCACCGAGTCGGGACTCGTCAGCGTGGTCGAACGCGAGTTGGGCGACGGCTGGGCGTGGGTGCTCGTCGCCGACGCGGTGCTGGCCGCGGGGCTCGCGCAGTTGGTCATCATGAAAGGCCTCGCGGACGTGAGCGCGACGATAACCGGCCTCGACGCCCGGCTCTGGGGCGTCGTGTGGGCGGTCGTTCTCGCCGCCGGTCTCGCCGGGCGGGGTTACCGCTTCGTCGAACTCCTCGCGAAGGGACTCGTCGCGGCGGTCGTCGTCGCGTTCCTCGTGTCGCTGTTCTTCGTCCCCATCGACCCGGCGGCCGCGGCCGGCGGACTCGTGCCGCGCATCCCCGCTGGGGTCGACGGCGCGCTCGTCGCCGCCGGCATCCTCGGGGGCGCGGTCCACATCACGCTCATCACGATGCACTCGTACACGATGCGCGCCCGCGGCTGGACGACCCGGGACTACGGACTGGCGACGTTCGACGTGGGCGCGTCGATGCTCGTCGCCTTCGGCGTCTACAGCCTCGCCATCTTCGTCGTCGCGGCGGGCGTCCTCCACACCCCCGAGGTGGCCGCGAGCGACCTCTCGGCGGTGGCGGCCGCGCAGGCGCTCGGCCCGCTGGCGGGCGCGAACGCCAAGTGGCTGTTCCTTCTCGGCCTCCTGGGCGCGGCCGTCTCCACGCTCGGCGGCAACACCGTCGTCCCGCCGTACCTCGTCGCCGACAAACTCGGTTGGGGGACTGACCTCTCGGACGACCGGTACCGCGCGCTCCTCGCGGGCGTGGCGCTGTTCTCCGGCGTCGGGGCGTTCCTCGGCGGCGCGTTCTTCCCGCTTCTCGTGTTGGTGCTGGCGTTCGGCCTCGTCGGCACGCCCTTCGCCATCGCCGTCGTGCTCGTCTTGCTCAACAGCGACGCGGTCTCAGAGCCAAACTCGACGCTGGCGAACCTCGGCGGCGTCGTCCTGCTAGCTATCACGACTGTCCTCGCCGCGAACTTCGTCCGCTCGCGGGCGCTTTCGGACCTCGGCGACCCGCTTTCGGTGTTCGTCGTCGTCTTCGCCGCGGCGATGGGAGCGGCGACGCTCGGCCTGCTCGGCAAGTCCGTCCGCGAGGCGGTTGGTCGCCCGACTGCGGCCTGA